From the Pseudomonas putida genome, one window contains:
- a CDS encoding glutaredoxin family protein: MIVKALRVGLGQLIVFGDWISRPAKQKRDAAAQARVEQEAKGLALYQFHACPFCVKTRRTLHRLNVPVTLRDAKNDDVHRQALLEGGGRVKVPCLRIEEAGKVTWMYESKAIIAYLDKRFA, encoded by the coding sequence ATGATCGTCAAAGCCCTGCGGGTCGGCCTCGGCCAGCTCATCGTGTTCGGCGACTGGATCAGCCGCCCGGCCAAGCAGAAGCGTGATGCGGCGGCCCAGGCGCGTGTCGAGCAAGAGGCCAAGGGCCTCGCGCTGTACCAGTTCCATGCCTGCCCGTTCTGCGTGAAGACCCGCCGCACCCTGCATCGCCTGAACGTGCCGGTGACATTGCGTGATGCCAAGAACGACGACGTGCATCGCCAGGCGCTGCTCGAAGGCGGTGGCCGGGTGAAAGTGCCGTGCCTGCGCATCGAAGAAGCGGGCAAGGTGACCTGGATGTATGAATCCAAGGCCATCATTGCCTATCTGGACAAGCGCTTCGCGTAA
- a CDS encoding NADP-dependent oxidoreductase, with translation MTQTNRRFLLAKRPVGAVRRDDFTFESVPAEAPAAGQIQVRNLYLSLDPAMRGWMNEGKSYIPPVALGQVMRALGVGEVVASNHPDYKPGDHVSGALGVQDYFTGEPQGLHKIDPRLAPLPRYLSALGMTGMTAYFALLEVGQPKAGDTVVISGAAGAVGSIVGQIAKLKGCHVVGIAGGAQKCQYLKDELGFDGVIDYKAEDVLAGLKRECPKGVDVYFDNVGGEILDAVLTRINFKARIVICGAISQYNNKEAVKGPANYLALLVNRARMEGFVVMDHVKDYGKAAQEMAGWLATGKVKSKEDVVEGLETFPETLLKLFSGENFGKLVLKV, from the coding sequence ATGACCCAGACCAACCGCCGCTTCCTGCTTGCCAAACGCCCGGTCGGCGCCGTGCGCCGTGACGATTTCACCTTCGAGTCGGTACCCGCCGAAGCTCCCGCAGCTGGCCAGATCCAGGTGCGCAACCTGTACCTGTCGCTGGACCCAGCCATGCGCGGCTGGATGAACGAAGGCAAGTCGTACATCCCGCCCGTGGCCCTCGGCCAGGTAATGCGTGCCCTGGGCGTCGGCGAAGTGGTCGCTTCGAACCACCCGGACTACAAGCCCGGCGACCATGTCAGCGGCGCCCTCGGCGTGCAGGACTACTTCACCGGCGAACCCCAGGGCCTGCACAAGATCGACCCCAGGCTCGCCCCGCTACCCCGCTACCTCTCGGCCCTGGGCATGACCGGCATGACTGCCTACTTCGCCCTGCTGGAAGTCGGCCAGCCCAAGGCCGGCGACACCGTGGTCATCTCCGGCGCAGCCGGCGCGGTGGGCAGCATCGTCGGCCAGATCGCCAAGCTCAAAGGCTGCCATGTAGTCGGCATCGCCGGTGGAGCGCAGAAGTGCCAGTACCTCAAGGACGAACTGGGCTTCGACGGCGTGATCGACTACAAGGCCGAAGACGTGCTGGCCGGCCTGAAGCGTGAATGCCCCAAAGGCGTCGACGTGTACTTCGACAACGTCGGCGGCGAAATCCTCGACGCCGTGCTCACCCGCATCAACTTCAAGGCGCGCATCGTCATCTGCGGCGCCATCAGCCAGTACAACAACAAGGAAGCCGTCAAAGGCCCGGCCAACTACCTGGCGCTGCTGGTGAACCGCGCCCGCATGGAAGGTTTCGTGGTGATGGACCACGTCAAGGACTATGGCAAGGCCGCGCAGGAGATGGCCGGCTGGCTGGCCACCGGCAAGGTCAAGAGCAAGGAGGATGTGGTGGAGGGCTTGGAGACGTTCCCCGAGACGCTGCTCAAGCTGTTCAGCGGCGAGAACTTCGGCAAGTTGGTGTTGAAGGTGTGA
- a CDS encoding glutathione S-transferase family protein, whose translation MFKVYGDYQSGNCYKVKLMLSLLDRPYEWQAVDILKGETETPEFLAMNPNGKVPVLKLEDGTCLWESNAILNYLADGSEFLPSEPRLRTQVLQWQFFEQYSHEPYIAVARFIQFYLGLPDERVEEYRKLHKGGYKALKVMERQLQMTPYLVGDQYSIADVALYAYTHVAHQGGFDLADYPAVRAWLERVASHPRHVPMVE comes from the coding sequence ATGTTCAAGGTGTACGGTGACTACCAGTCAGGCAACTGCTACAAGGTCAAGTTGATGCTCAGCCTGCTCGACCGCCCCTATGAGTGGCAGGCGGTGGATATCCTCAAGGGCGAGACCGAAACCCCAGAGTTTCTGGCCATGAACCCCAACGGCAAGGTGCCGGTGCTCAAGCTTGAGGACGGTACCTGCCTGTGGGAGTCGAACGCGATCCTCAATTACCTGGCCGACGGCAGCGAGTTCCTGCCCAGCGAGCCGCGCCTGCGGACCCAGGTGTTGCAGTGGCAATTCTTCGAGCAGTACAGTCATGAGCCTTACATTGCCGTGGCGCGGTTCATCCAGTTCTACCTGGGTCTGCCGGACGAGCGCGTGGAGGAGTACCGTAAACTGCACAAGGGCGGTTACAAGGCGTTGAAGGTGATGGAGCGGCAGTTGCAGATGACGCCGTACCTGGTCGGGGACCAGTACTCGATCGCCGATGTGGCGCTGTATGCCTACACCCATGTGGCGCATCAGGGCGGATTCGACTTGGCCGATTACCCGGCAGTGCGCGCCTGGCTGGAGCGGGTGGCCAGCCATCCGCGGCATGTGCCGATGGTCGAGTAA
- a CDS encoding ComEA family DNA-binding protein: MRNTVLSYLLLPLFAGLAFSVSAAPADTPVTQPVPMVSQKTTGSALLNLNQADAATLQKELNGIGKAKAEAIVAYREANGPFASVDELLEIKGIGNALLERNRDKLSVE; this comes from the coding sequence ATGCGTAATACCGTTCTTTCCTACCTGTTGCTGCCTCTGTTCGCCGGCCTCGCGTTTTCGGTCAGCGCTGCGCCGGCCGATACACCGGTCACTCAGCCGGTGCCGATGGTGAGCCAGAAAACCACCGGGTCAGCCCTGCTGAACCTCAACCAGGCCGATGCCGCAACCTTGCAAAAAGAACTCAATGGCATCGGCAAGGCCAAAGCCGAGGCCATCGTGGCCTATCGCGAGGCCAACGGACCGTTTGCTTCAGTGGATGAACTGCTGGAGATCAAAGGCATCGGCAATGCGCTGCTGGAGCGCAATCGCGACAAGTTGAGTGTGGAGTAA
- a CDS encoding benzoate/H(+) symporter BenE family transporter, translating to MTDATSARLRPLADTSPSAVVAGFIAMLTGYTSSLVLMFQAGQAAGLTNAQISSWIWALSIGMAACSIGLSLRYRTPITVAWSTPGAALLITSLGGVSYGEAIGAYITCALLVVICGLTGSFERLVKRIPASLASALLAGILFKIGSEIFVAAQHRTLLVLGMFFSYLLVKRLSPRYCVLAALLVGTALSGALGLLDFSGFKLEVATPVWTTPSFSLAATISIGIPLFVVAMTSQNMPGVAVLRADGYQVPASPLISTTGLASLLLAPFGSHGVNLAAISAAICTGPHAHEDPSKRYTAAVWCGIFYGIAGTFGATLAALFAALPKELVLSIAALALFGSIMNGLTVAMSEAREREAALITFMVTASGLTLFSIGSAFWGIVAGVLTLLILNPRKA from the coding sequence ATGACCGATGCCACCTCCGCACGCCTGCGGCCCCTGGCAGACACCTCCCCGTCGGCGGTGGTCGCCGGCTTCATCGCCATGCTCACCGGCTATACCAGCTCGCTGGTGCTGATGTTCCAGGCCGGCCAGGCAGCGGGCCTGACCAACGCGCAGATTTCTTCATGGATCTGGGCGCTGTCGATCGGCATGGCCGCGTGCAGCATCGGCCTGTCGCTGCGCTATCGCACCCCGATCACCGTGGCCTGGTCGACCCCCGGCGCGGCGCTGCTGATCACCAGCCTGGGCGGGGTCAGCTACGGCGAAGCCATTGGTGCCTACATCACCTGTGCGCTGCTGGTGGTGATCTGCGGCCTGACCGGCAGCTTCGAGCGCCTGGTCAAGCGCATTCCGGCATCGCTGGCCTCGGCCTTGCTGGCCGGGATCCTGTTCAAGATCGGCAGCGAGATCTTCGTTGCCGCCCAGCACCGCACCCTGCTGGTGCTGGGCATGTTCTTCAGCTACCTGCTGGTCAAGCGCCTGTCGCCGCGCTACTGCGTACTGGCCGCCTTGCTGGTGGGCACGGCGTTGTCCGGCGCCCTCGGCCTGCTCGACTTCAGCGGCTTCAAGCTGGAAGTGGCCACCCCGGTGTGGACCACGCCAAGCTTCTCGCTGGCTGCGACCATCAGCATCGGCATCCCGCTGTTCGTGGTGGCGATGACCTCGCAGAACATGCCTGGGGTGGCGGTGCTGCGCGCCGACGGCTACCAGGTGCCCGCCTCGCCGCTGATTTCAACGACGGGCCTGGCTTCGCTGCTGCTGGCGCCGTTCGGCTCGCACGGGGTCAACCTGGCGGCGATCAGTGCGGCGATCTGCACCGGGCCGCACGCCCATGAAGACCCGAGCAAGCGCTATACCGCAGCAGTCTGGTGCGGGATTTTCTATGGCATTGCCGGCACGTTCGGCGCTACCCTGGCGGCCTTGTTCGCGGCGCTGCCGAAGGAGCTGGTGCTGTCGATTGCCGCGTTGGCGCTGTTCGGTTCGATCATGAACGGGCTGACCGTGGCCATGAGCGAGGCCAGGGAACGCGAGGCAGCGCTGATCACCTTCATGGTGACGGCTTCGGGGTTGACCCTGTTCTCGATCGGCTCGGCGTTCTGGGGGATCGTGGCAGGGGTGTTGACCTTGCTGATCCTCAATCCGCGCAAGGCCTGA
- a CDS encoding lipopolysaccharide biosynthesis protein has translation MDFSACRGIAEGPVFIVASGASAKGFPMQRFANVPMITLNGAISMFSEQGPRPYFYVCTDTGFAHQQPELYAKAVRLTRRLAIWPSEVGALPVSAKAQVFPLAKAARSRLFDSLLNADPALVRSRAFWGNRSRSVGFSKDLSQGFFDARTVAYAALQIACHVGFNQVFLVGVDLDQSVGRFYETPGQAASRCHLDEAYQRRILPSFKLMADRVVDENFAVYNLSATSKIPESVIPKISVEQAQAIILGNAAQASLCSHPA, from the coding sequence ATGGACTTCTCGGCCTGTCGTGGGATTGCCGAGGGGCCCGTCTTCATCGTCGCGTCGGGCGCATCGGCAAAGGGCTTCCCTATGCAGCGCTTCGCCAATGTGCCGATGATCACGCTCAACGGCGCGATCTCGATGTTCTCGGAACAGGGCCCGCGTCCGTACTTTTACGTGTGTACCGACACCGGGTTTGCGCATCAACAGCCTGAACTTTACGCCAAGGCGGTGCGCCTCACTCGGCGTCTGGCGATCTGGCCAAGTGAAGTCGGAGCACTGCCGGTATCGGCCAAGGCGCAGGTCTTCCCACTGGCCAAGGCGGCGCGCTCGCGCCTGTTCGACTCGCTGCTCAATGCCGATCCGGCTTTGGTGCGCAGCCGGGCCTTCTGGGGCAACCGCTCGCGTTCCGTGGGTTTCAGCAAAGACCTCTCGCAAGGCTTTTTCGATGCCCGCACGGTGGCGTATGCCGCGCTGCAGATTGCCTGTCACGTGGGCTTCAACCAGGTTTTTCTGGTGGGTGTGGACCTCGACCAGTCGGTGGGGCGCTTTTATGAAACGCCAGGCCAGGCAGCTTCGCGCTGCCACCTGGACGAGGCCTATCAACGGCGCATCCTGCCCTCGTTCAAGCTGATGGCCGATCGAGTGGTCGACGAAAACTTTGCCGTTTACAACCTCTCCGCCACGTCGAAAATCCCGGAATCGGTCATCCCGAAAATTTCCGTCGAACAGGCCCAGGCGATCATTCTTGGCAACGCTGCGCAGGCTTCACTGTGCAGTCACCCCGCGTGA
- a CDS encoding MFS transporter, translated as MPSRYSPALLAFALCLITLAVNLQAPLYITYADLSGQGAAATAVAFSGYVLGVLPVLLTLGGLADRVGRRPLILAALMLSMVATLLMLFAPGLQTLGVARFFLGLGTGLASATATAYMAELMGAGSSARAANWVTASTSLGFGLGAALTSLFLLRGPSLTPGSFHLQLLFGVVALLLVWRLPDPRPAQRSAMLRLPCYPRGSVVYGLAILLAWACVGLVIALLPGILRQHGLSTWSGFSTFCVISCGLLFQPLARRMSSRATTLLGMAILPCSYALLAWGAESGRLWAVLAGAVAASSACYGFIYLGGLAAVNELAGAEKTRASAGFFLLAYLGFSVPVILTGVLSDRLGSGMALLGFGGVLLVGCMAVARALQGVRQSVQQASSH; from the coding sequence ATGCCCTCGCGCTACTCCCCCGCCCTGCTCGCCTTCGCCCTGTGTCTGATCACCCTGGCGGTCAACCTGCAGGCCCCGCTCTACATCACCTATGCCGACCTCTCCGGCCAGGGCGCCGCCGCCACTGCAGTGGCTTTCTCTGGCTACGTGCTGGGCGTGCTGCCGGTGCTGCTGACCCTGGGCGGGCTGGCCGACCGGGTCGGGCGGCGGCCGCTGATCCTCGCCGCGCTCATGCTGTCGATGGTCGCCACCCTGCTCATGCTGTTCGCCCCTGGCCTGCAAACCCTCGGCGTGGCGCGCTTCTTCCTGGGCCTGGGCACGGGCCTGGCATCAGCTACGGCAACCGCCTACATGGCTGAACTGATGGGCGCCGGCAGCAGTGCGCGTGCCGCCAACTGGGTCACCGCCAGCACTTCGCTGGGCTTTGGCCTGGGCGCGGCGCTGACCAGCCTGTTCCTGCTGCGCGGCCCGAGCCTCACGCCCGGCAGTTTCCACCTGCAGTTGCTGTTTGGCGTAGTGGCTTTGCTGCTGGTGTGGCGCTTGCCCGACCCACGCCCGGCGCAGCGCAGTGCCATGTTGCGACTGCCCTGCTACCCGCGCGGCAGCGTGGTGTATGGCCTGGCCATTCTGCTGGCCTGGGCTTGCGTCGGGCTGGTGATCGCCCTGCTGCCCGGGATCCTGCGCCAGCACGGCTTGAGCACCTGGTCGGGGTTCTCGACATTCTGCGTGATCAGCTGCGGCCTGCTGTTCCAGCCGCTGGCCCGGCGCATGTCGAGCCGCGCGACCACCCTGCTGGGCATGGCGATTCTGCCGTGTAGCTATGCCTTGCTGGCTTGGGGCGCCGAAAGCGGACGCCTCTGGGCAGTGCTTGCTGGTGCCGTGGCAGCCAGCAGCGCCTGCTACGGCTTCATTTACCTCGGCGGGCTGGCGGCGGTGAATGAACTGGCCGGGGCCGAGAAGACACGTGCCAGTGCGGGGTTCTTCCTGCTGGCCTACCTGGGCTTCAGCGTGCCGGTGATCTTGACCGGGGTACTGAGTGACCGCCTGGGCTCGGGCATGGCTTTGCTGGGGTTTGGCGGGGTCTTGCTGGTGGGCTGCATGGCCGTTGCCAGAGCGTTGCAGGGCGTGAGGCAAAGCGTGCAACAAGCCAGCAGCCATTGA
- the pyrF gene encoding orotidine-5'-phosphate decarboxylase, producing MSACQTPLIVALDFPTRDAALKLADQLDPALCRVKVGKELFTSSASGIVETLCAKGFEVFLDLKFHDIPNTTAMAVKAAAEMGVWMVNVHCSGGLRMMAACREELAKRSGPQPLLIGVTVLTSMEREDLAGIGLDVDPQEQVLRLAALAEKAGMDGLVCSALEAPALKAAHPALQLVTPGIRPAGSAQDDQRRILTPRQALDAGSDYLVIGRPISQAADPAQALAAVVAEIRG from the coding sequence ATGTCCGCCTGCCAGACGCCCCTGATCGTCGCCCTGGATTTCCCAACCCGTGACGCCGCCCTGAAGCTGGCTGACCAGCTCGACCCCGCCCTGTGCCGGGTAAAAGTTGGCAAGGAATTGTTCACCAGCAGCGCATCGGGCATTGTCGAAACCCTGTGCGCGAAGGGCTTCGAGGTGTTCCTCGACCTCAAGTTCCACGACATCCCCAACACCACGGCCATGGCAGTGAAGGCTGCTGCCGAGATGGGTGTATGGATGGTCAACGTGCACTGCTCCGGTGGCCTGCGCATGATGGCCGCCTGCCGCGAAGAACTGGCCAAGCGCAGTGGCCCGCAGCCGCTGCTGATCGGCGTGACCGTGCTCACCAGCATGGAGCGTGAGGACCTCGCCGGTATCGGCCTGGACGTAGACCCGCAAGAGCAAGTGCTGCGTCTGGCGGCGCTGGCCGAAAAGGCGGGCATGGACGGCCTGGTGTGCTCGGCACTGGAAGCCCCGGCGCTGAAGGCTGCGCACCCGGCGCTGCAACTGGTCACCCCGGGTATTCGCCCCGCGGGCAGCGCCCAGGATGACCAGCGCCGTATCCTCACTCCGCGCCAGGCGCTGGATGCGGGTTCCGATTACCTGGTGATCGGCCGCCCGATCAGCCAGGCGGCAGACCCGGCCCAGGCGCTGGCAGCCGTGGTGGCAGAGATCCGCGGCTGA
- a CDS encoding DUF2897 family protein codes for MPWYAWLILIIALGSIVGGLMMLRDTAKKLPLTEEQLRKVHERNAEADAKDAQDR; via the coding sequence ATGCCCTGGTATGCCTGGCTGATACTTATCATAGCCCTCGGCTCGATCGTCGGCGGGCTGATGATGCTGCGCGATACGGCGAAAAAGCTGCCCCTGACAGAGGAACAACTGCGCAAGGTGCATGAACGCAATGCTGAGGCCGATGCCAAGGATGCCCAGGACCGGTAA
- a CDS encoding SDR family oxidoreductase, which produces MSMTFSGQVALVTGGAAGIGRATALAFAREGLKVVVADLDADGGEATVALIREAGGNALFVACDVTQDAQVRQLHERAIEAYGRLDYAYNNAGIEIEQARLAEGSEAEFDAIMGVNVKGVWLCMKYQLPLLLAQGGGAIVNTASVAGLGAAPKMSIYAASKHAVIGLTKSAAIEYAKKGIRVNAVCPAVIDTDMFRRAYEADPRKAEFAAAMHPVGRIGKVEEIASAVLYLCSDGAAFTTGHSLTVDGGATAI; this is translated from the coding sequence ATGAGCATGACCTTTTCCGGCCAGGTAGCCCTGGTCACCGGCGGTGCGGCAGGTATCGGCAGGGCGACGGCACTGGCCTTTGCCCGCGAGGGCCTGAAAGTGGTAGTGGCCGATCTGGATGCGGACGGTGGCGAGGCCACGGTGGCCTTGATTCGCGAAGCGGGTGGCAATGCGCTGTTCGTGGCTTGTGACGTGACCCAGGACGCCCAGGTACGCCAACTGCATGAGCGGGCCATCGAGGCCTATGGGCGGCTGGATTACGCTTACAACAATGCCGGCATCGAAATCGAACAGGCGCGTCTGGCCGAGGGTAGCGAGGCGGAGTTCGACGCCATCATGGGTGTCAACGTCAAAGGCGTGTGGTTGTGCATGAAGTACCAGCTGCCGTTGTTGCTGGCCCAGGGCGGCGGGGCGATCGTCAACACCGCCTCGGTGGCGGGCTTGGGTGCGGCGCCGAAGATGAGCATCTACGCCGCCTCCAAGCATGCGGTGATCGGCCTGACCAAGTCGGCGGCCATCGAGTATGCCAAGAAGGGCATCCGGGTGAATGCTGTGTGCCCGGCGGTCATCGACACCGACATGTTCCGCCGCGCCTACGAGGCAGACCCGCGCAAGGCCGAATTTGCCGCCGCGATGCACCCGGTCGGGCGTATCGGCAAGGTTGAGGAAATTGCCAGTGCGGTGCTGTACCTGTGCAGTGACGGCGCGGCATTTACCACCGGGCACAGTTTGACGGTGGATGGTGGGGCCACCGCGATTTGA
- a CDS encoding methyl-accepting chemotaxis protein: protein MTATVHDVARNAEEAAQAAQAADDKVDAGQRVVRESMQRIEQLATAADTASAGIDSLSAEIHTIGDVLEVIKSVAEQTNLLALNAAIEAARAGEQGRGFAVVADEVRALARRTRQSTEEIERLVASLRGNAQQSVAQIRGSTELVRLAVADALQTESALGSIAVAVSLIQQMNQQIAAAAEQQSSVAEEISRSVTQIRGSADQAALAMQDNARSSIELAQLGNDLKGMVGHFRL from the coding sequence ATGACCGCCACCGTGCACGACGTGGCGCGCAATGCCGAAGAGGCAGCACAGGCAGCGCAGGCCGCCGATGACAAGGTCGACGCCGGCCAGCGCGTGGTGCGCGAGAGCATGCAGCGTATCGAGCAGCTGGCCACGGCTGCAGACACGGCCAGTGCCGGCATCGACAGCCTCAGTGCCGAGATCCACACCATTGGCGATGTGCTGGAGGTGATCAAGAGCGTCGCCGAGCAGACCAACCTGCTGGCGCTCAACGCAGCCATCGAGGCGGCCCGGGCGGGTGAGCAGGGGCGTGGTTTCGCGGTGGTGGCCGACGAAGTACGGGCGCTGGCCCGGCGTACCCGGCAGTCGACCGAGGAAATCGAGCGCCTGGTAGCCAGCCTGCGCGGAAATGCCCAGCAGTCGGTGGCGCAGATCCGTGGCAGTACCGAGCTGGTGCGCCTGGCCGTGGCCGATGCGCTACAGACCGAGAGTGCGCTGGGCAGCATTGCGGTGGCGGTGTCGTTGATTCAGCAGATGAATCAGCAAATTGCGGCGGCGGCGGAGCAGCAGAGTTCGGTGGCCGAAGAGATCAGCCGTAGTGTGACGCAGATCCGCGGCAGTGCCGACCAGGCGGCGCTGGCGATGCAGGATAATGCCCGGTCCAGTATCGAGCTGGCGCAGCTGGGCAATGACCTTAAAGGCATGGTTGGCCATTTCAGGCTGTGA
- a CDS encoding PLP-dependent aminotransferase family protein yields MHFTLDRQIPTPLVQQLTDHLQAWIEQQRLRPGARLPSIRNLARDQSVSASCVIEAYDRLVASGWLEARHGTGFFVAERKTTVAAEHQPVWGEAGDGSWRQFREGHDELLKLGCGWLPNSWHAEVELAQAIRQVSRGNPQDLFDYCPPLGLASLRQHLHKRLARLDIAAGPERILTTQGASHGLDLLVRTLLRPGDTVLVENPGYYNLYNLLRQHQVRMLPVPRTVFGPDLAVFERLLAEHRPRCLFTNSLYQNPTGTSLAPKVAYRLLELAREYDLRIIEDDIYADFQEGPATRLTTLDSEQRVIYLASFSKTLSSSLRVGYLVADAPLVARLAELKMVSGIGTSRFAEQVVGQMLASGSYRKSVQRLRVRLGQHMAKLLGQLEQYGWQVFCEPYGGMFVWARVPGRDFASLERLALEHSVLLTPGSAFDYQGVASDWLRINVAYGQDTRAQGFLQHAGRPSAS; encoded by the coding sequence ATGCACTTCACCCTCGACCGCCAAATCCCCACCCCGCTGGTTCAGCAGCTCACCGACCACCTGCAGGCCTGGATCGAACAGCAGCGCCTGCGCCCCGGTGCCCGCCTGCCGTCGATCCGCAACCTGGCCCGCGACCAGTCGGTCAGTGCCTCCTGCGTAATCGAAGCCTACGACCGTCTGGTCGCCAGCGGCTGGCTCGAGGCCCGTCATGGCACCGGCTTCTTCGTCGCCGAGCGCAAAACCACCGTCGCGGCCGAGCATCAGCCGGTGTGGGGCGAGGCGGGCGATGGCAGCTGGCGCCAGTTCCGCGAAGGCCATGACGAACTGCTCAAGCTCGGCTGCGGCTGGCTGCCGAACAGTTGGCATGCAGAGGTCGAATTGGCCCAGGCGATCCGCCAGGTCAGCCGCGGCAACCCACAGGACCTGTTCGACTACTGCCCGCCGCTAGGCCTGGCCAGCCTGCGCCAGCACTTGCACAAGCGCCTGGCACGGCTGGACATCGCTGCCGGGCCCGAGCGCATCCTCACCACCCAAGGTGCTAGCCATGGCCTTGACCTGCTGGTGCGTACCTTGTTGCGCCCCGGCGACACCGTGCTGGTAGAGAACCCTGGCTACTACAACCTGTACAACCTGCTGCGCCAGCATCAGGTGCGCATGCTGCCGGTGCCGCGCACGGTGTTCGGCCCTGACCTTGCAGTGTTCGAACGCTTGCTGGCCGAGCATCGCCCCCGTTGCCTGTTTACCAACAGCCTGTACCAGAACCCCACGGGTACCAGCCTTGCGCCCAAGGTTGCGTACCGCCTGCTGGAACTGGCCCGCGAGTATGACCTGCGTATCATCGAGGACGATATCTACGCTGACTTCCAGGAAGGCCCGGCCACCCGCCTGACCACCCTCGACAGCGAGCAACGGGTGATCTACCTGGCCAGTTTCTCCAAGACCCTGAGCAGTTCGCTGCGCGTCGGCTACCTGGTGGCCGATGCGCCCTTGGTAGCGCGTCTGGCCGAGCTGAAGATGGTCAGTGGCATCGGCACCTCGCGCTTTGCCGAGCAGGTGGTCGGGCAGATGCTGGCCAGCGGCAGCTACCGCAAGAGCGTCCAGCGCCTGCGGGTGCGGCTGGGGCAGCACATGGCCAAATTGCTCGGGCAACTGGAACAGTACGGCTGGCAGGTGTTCTGTGAGCCGTATGGCGGGATGTTCGTCTGGGCGCGGGTGCCGGGGCGTGACTTCGCCAGCCTCGAGCGCCTGGCACTGGAGCATTCGGTGTTGCTCACCCCGGGTAGCGCCTTCGACTACCAGGGCGTTGCCAGCGATTGGCTGCGCATCAATGTCGCCTACGGGCAGGACACCCGCGCCCAGGGCTTCCTTCAGCACGCAGGGCGACCTTCAGCTAGCTGA
- the kdsA gene encoding 3-deoxy-8-phosphooctulonate synthase, translating to MIKITPTIECSNTDPFVLFGGINVLESEDLALTACAEYVRVTEKLGIPYVFKASFDKANRSSIHSYRGPGMEEGLRIFEKVKAEFGVPIITDVHEIYQCAPVAEVVDVLQLPAFLARQTDLVVALAKTGKPVNIKKPQFLSPSQMQNIVHKFKEAGNNQLILCDRGTCMGYDNLVVDMLGFGVMKRTCDNLPIIFDVTHALQNRDPSGAASGGRREQVVDLARAGMAVGLAGLFLEAHPNPDQAKCDGPSALPLDKLEPFLEQIKALDDLIKGFKSLVIA from the coding sequence ATGATCAAGATCACCCCCACCATCGAGTGCTCCAACACCGACCCGTTCGTCCTCTTCGGCGGCATCAACGTACTCGAGTCCGAGGACCTGGCCCTGACCGCCTGCGCCGAGTACGTCCGGGTTACCGAGAAACTGGGCATCCCTTACGTGTTCAAGGCCAGCTTCGACAAGGCCAACCGCTCCTCGATCCACTCCTACCGTGGCCCGGGCATGGAAGAAGGCCTGCGCATCTTCGAGAAGGTCAAGGCCGAGTTCGGCGTACCGATCATCACCGACGTACACGAGATCTATCAGTGCGCGCCAGTGGCCGAAGTGGTCGATGTGCTGCAGCTTCCCGCGTTCCTGGCCCGCCAGACCGACCTGGTGGTGGCACTGGCCAAGACCGGCAAGCCGGTCAACATCAAGAAGCCGCAGTTCCTCAGCCCTTCGCAGATGCAGAATATCGTGCACAAGTTCAAGGAAGCCGGTAACAACCAGCTGATCCTGTGCGACCGTGGCACCTGCATGGGCTACGACAATCTGGTCGTGGACATGCTCGGTTTCGGCGTGATGAAGCGCACCTGCGACAACCTGCCGATCATTTTCGACGTGACCCACGCCCTGCAGAACCGCGACCCGTCCGGCGCTGCTTCAGGTGGCCGTCGCGAGCAGGTCGTCGACCTCGCCCGTGCCGGCATGGCGGTTGGCCTGGCCGGTCTGTTCCTGGAGGCTCACCCGAACCCGGACCAGGCCAAGTGCGATGGCCCGAGCGCCCTGCCGCTGGACAAGCTGGAGCCGTTCCTGGAGCAGATCAAGGCGCTGGACGACCTGATCAAAGGCTTCAAGTCGCTGGTCATTGCCTGA